A part of bacterium genomic DNA contains:
- a CDS encoding OmpH family outer membrane protein, with product MKKILVFLGFMCMGLLAQSGKIGYVDIKKVFDNYDEAKKTEEKFKKEIDEAQKNLDKLQDEVKKMQEDYEKKKSMMKPEEQTKKENEIKAKVQELSKKWMETKQKLDDRGKELENQIFEDIKKAIADYAKKNGFSMVVDSRLILYGESAVDLTDEVIKLINKK from the coding sequence GTGAAAAAGATTTTAGTTTTTTTGGGTTTTATGTGTATGGGATTGCTGGCTCAGAGCGGGAAAATAGGATATGTGGATATTAAGAAGGTTTTTGATAATTATGATGAAGCAAAGAAAACAGAAGAGAAGTTTAAGAAGGAGATTGACGAAGCACAGAAAAATCTTGACAAATTGCAGGATGAAGTAAAAAAAATGCAGGAGGATTATGAAAAAAAGAAAAGCATGATGAAACCGGAAGAGCAGACAAAAAAGGAGAATGAGATAAAGGCAAAAGTACAGGAATTATCAAAGAAATGGATGGAAACAAAGCAAAAACTTGATGATAGGGGAAAAGAACTTGAAAATCAGATATTTGAAGATATCAAAAAAGCAATAGCTGACTATGCAAAGAAGAATGGTTTTTCTATGGTAGTTGACTCAAGATTGATTCTTTACGGAGAAAGTGCGGTTGATTTAACTGATGAAGTTATAAAACTCATAAATAAAAAATGA
- a CDS encoding BamA/TamA family outer membrane protein — protein FVGMVSIQQTNFDITNPPKFIGGGQKISLSFEIGTVAKNYMFSFTEPYLFDRPIYIGPDIYRLERNWDDWDTTSTGFDLRIGRKWENFNLGFKLLSENVNLYDIQIPSIISQEGKKRKNSITTYLTYSNLDSDMFPTKGDKVRLSLEYAGLGGDIDFTKTTLENNFYYPLKNFIFHSKTMVGYINKDYDEIPIYERFFGGGIGTVRGYVERSLGPKEIDSEGVVHYLGGKFIFAQNFEMMYPLYKDVLYGIGFFDIGNVDKDWSFSNLKKGIGAGIRVNIPFFNAPVEIYYGYALDAEEGEPKGRIHIGMSFGF, from the coding sequence ATTTGTGGGTATGGTAAGCATTCAGCAGACGAATTTTGACATAACAAATCCTCCAAAATTTATTGGAGGCGGACAGAAAATTTCTTTATCTTTTGAAATAGGTACAGTTGCAAAAAATTACATGTTCAGTTTTACAGAACCATATTTATTTGATAGACCCATTTATATCGGACCTGATATTTACAGATTGGAAAGAAACTGGGATGACTGGGATACAACTTCTACTGGTTTTGATCTGCGGATTGGCAGAAAATGGGAAAATTTTAATCTTGGATTTAAATTATTGAGTGAAAATGTAAACCTTTATGACATACAAATACCCTCTATAATTTCTCAGGAGGGCAAAAAGAGAAAAAATAGTATTACAACATATCTTACATATTCTAATCTTGATAGTGACATGTTCCCAACAAAAGGAGATAAAGTTAGGTTGTCTTTAGAATATGCAGGACTTGGAGGAGATATTGATTTTACAAAAACAACCTTGGAAAATAATTTTTATTATCCATTGAAAAATTTTATATTTCACAGTAAGACAATGGTTGGATATATAAATAAAGATTATGACGAAATACCAATTTACGAAAGATTTTTTGGAGGAGGGATTGGAACAGTCAGAGGTTATGTAGAGAGAAGTTTAGGACCAAAAGAAATAGATTCAGAAGGAGTTGTTCATTATCTGGGAGGAAAATTTATTTTTGCACAAAATTTTGAAATGATGTATCCTTTATATAAAGACGTTTTATATGGAATAGGTTTTTTTGATATAGGTAATGTAGATAAGGACTGGAGTTTTAGTAATTTAAAGAAAGGTATAGGAGCGGGAATAAGAGTAAATATTCCATTTTTCAACGCTCCAGTTGAAATATATTACGGTTATGCACTTGATGCTGAAGAAGGAGAACCGAAAGGCAGAATTCATATAGGAATGAGTTTTGGTTTTTAA
- the lpxD gene encoding UDP-3-O-(3-hydroxymyristoyl)glucosamine N-acyltransferase, with amino-acid sequence MKAKEVAKIIDGKVIGDENITITGVSGIKEAKQGDLTFIANKKYKNLLYTTKASAVIVGPDINNSVSTTLIQVENPSIAFAKIMSLVGPEPIVFPSGIHPTAIIGKNVFLGKDVSIQPYAVIEDYVKIGDRTVIGAGVYIGHYTEIGYDCLIYPKVVIRERIKIGNRVIIHPGTVIGGDGFGFATVKGVHHKIPQIGTVEIGDDVEIGSNVTIDRARFDKTYIGNGVKIDNLVQIAHNVYIGDNSIIVAQVGISGSTVIGKNVIIAGQAGIIGHITVGDNAVIGGKAGVTKNVPPNTHVTGFPAREKWEDMRFQAYMRKIPELIEKIKELEEKIEKLEKKNG; translated from the coding sequence ATGAAAGCTAAAGAAGTTGCAAAAATAATAGATGGAAAAGTTATAGGTGATGAAAATATAACTATTACAGGTGTTTCCGGTATAAAAGAAGCAAAACAAGGGGATTTAACTTTTATAGCAAACAAAAAATATAAAAATCTTCTTTACACGACAAAGGCATCTGCTGTAATAGTTGGACCTGATATAAATAATTCTGTAAGTACAACTTTAATTCAGGTAGAAAATCCTTCAATTGCTTTTGCAAAAATTATGTCTCTTGTAGGTCCAGAACCTATAGTTTTTCCTTCTGGTATCCATCCAACAGCAATAATAGGAAAAAATGTTTTTCTTGGAAAGGATGTATCAATTCAACCCTATGCAGTAATAGAGGATTATGTAAAAATAGGTGATAGAACTGTAATCGGAGCAGGTGTTTACATCGGACATTATACAGAAATTGGCTATGATTGTTTGATTTATCCAAAAGTTGTTATAAGAGAAAGGATTAAAATAGGGAATAGAGTCATAATACATCCTGGAACAGTTATAGGTGGAGATGGATTTGGTTTTGCAACAGTCAAAGGAGTTCATCATAAAATTCCTCAAATAGGAACTGTTGAAATAGGCGATGATGTTGAAATTGGTTCAAATGTTACAATTGATAGAGCAAGATTTGATAAGACATACATAGGAAATGGAGTGAAAATAGATAACCTTGTCCAGATTGCCCATAATGTTTATATAGGTGATAATTCAATCATTGTTGCTCAGGTGGGTATTTCTGGAAGTACTGTAATAGGTAAAAATGTAATAATTGCAGGTCAGGCAGGTATAATAGGGCATATAACAGTTGGAGATAATGCAGTAATAGGAGGTAAAGCAGGGGTTACAAAAAATGTTCCTCCAAATACCCATGTTACAGGTTTTCCTGCAAGAGAAAAATGGGAAGATATGAGATTTCAGGCATATATGAGAAAGATTCCTGAATTAATAGAGAAAATCAAAGAACTTGAAGAAAAAATTGAAAAATTAGAAAAGAAAAATGGATAA